A section of the Amycolatopsis sp. AA4 genome encodes:
- a CDS encoding IS481 family transposase, whose product MDPEFVAAVAGAAAGEDVNIARFCREHGVSRTVFHKYLNRFRAEGADGFTRRSTAPHRRPTALGTEVAEAVLRARKELADEGLDNGPISIRWRLEAQGAAAVPSQSAVYRILRAHGQIVPQPRKKPRTRRRFEYADPNGCWQIDGMEHHLADGTKVCIIQILDDHSRLDVGAYAATGETTAATWAALQHAFAGHGLPVALLSDNGLAFSGKHRGRMVELERRLAALGITAIAAAPHHPQTCGKNERSHQTLQKWLAARPAAGTLAQLQELLDEYRTIYNHRRHQSLNGDTPRQRYDARPKAVPATGPRRPSGLATRPVSATGVIAFSGCSIVLGRRWAGHTASVYWQGDRVTVMINDTIARQLTLDRSVRYQRLANQKLPTKS is encoded by the coding sequence ATGGATCCTGAGTTCGTCGCCGCGGTCGCTGGCGCCGCCGCGGGCGAAGACGTCAACATCGCGCGGTTCTGCCGCGAGCACGGTGTGTCCCGGACGGTGTTCCACAAGTACCTGAACCGGTTCCGGGCCGAGGGCGCCGACGGGTTCACCCGCCGCAGCACCGCCCCGCACCGCCGCCCGACCGCGCTCGGGACGGAGGTGGCGGAGGCGGTGCTGCGTGCCCGCAAGGAACTCGCCGACGAAGGGCTCGACAACGGGCCGATCTCGATCCGCTGGCGGCTGGAAGCCCAGGGCGCCGCTGCGGTGCCGTCGCAGTCGGCGGTCTACCGGATCCTGCGCGCCCACGGGCAGATCGTCCCGCAGCCGCGCAAGAAACCCCGGACGCGGCGCCGGTTCGAATACGCCGACCCCAACGGCTGCTGGCAGATCGACGGCATGGAGCACCACCTGGCCGACGGGACGAAGGTCTGCATCATCCAGATCCTCGACGACCACTCCCGCCTCGACGTCGGCGCCTACGCGGCGACCGGCGAGACCACCGCCGCCACCTGGGCCGCCCTGCAACACGCCTTCGCCGGACACGGCCTGCCCGTGGCGCTGCTGTCGGACAACGGGCTCGCCTTCTCGGGCAAACACCGCGGCCGCATGGTCGAACTCGAACGCCGCCTCGCCGCCCTCGGGATAACCGCGATCGCCGCCGCCCCGCACCACCCGCAAACCTGCGGCAAGAACGAACGCAGCCATCAGACCCTGCAGAAATGGCTCGCCGCCCGACCGGCCGCCGGCACACTCGCCCAGCTGCAGGAACTGCTCGACGAATACCGGACGATCTACAACCACCGCCGCCACCAAAGCCTCAACGGCGACACGCCCCGGCAGCGCTACGACGCCCGGCCCAAAGCCGTCCCCGCCACCGGGCCGCGCCGGCCCAGCGGCCTCGCCACCCGGCCCGTCTCGGCCACCGGCGTCATCGCGTTCTCCGGATGCTCCATCGTCCTGGGACGCCGATGGGCCGGACACACCGCCAGCGTCTACTGGCAAGGCGACCGCGTCACCGTCATGATCAACGACACGATCGCCCGCCAGCTCACCCTGGACCGATCAGTACGCTACCAACGCCTCGCCAACCAAAAACTGCCCACAAAGTCCTGA
- a CDS encoding alpha/beta fold hydrolase — MGAEQVLKSALGDVGWQATRKLATIPPTAGVPDPKPLSLPGRGQTVVVDVGPRHAPAVILLHSVACTGLLTWYPVLKRLSANHRVVVFDQRWHGQGIRSQDFTLDDCADDVVAVADALGIGEFMVAGYSMGGMVGQLTAHRYPDRVTGLVLCSTASNFRRGLRQRVALDVFGRTLHLLRDQARIGLVPGEPRRERLARLEDHRWALEEFRSTSPWAIAVALDEIGRFDSTPWLHTLTLPAAVVVTSRDGFIAPAHQRSLARRIPGAAAYEIPAGHTACVFAADQFVAALMAACTSVQAAIGGLERAAEIADSA; from the coding sequence GTGGGTGCGGAACAAGTTCTCAAATCAGCGCTGGGCGACGTCGGCTGGCAAGCGACCCGCAAGCTCGCGACCATCCCGCCGACCGCGGGCGTGCCCGACCCGAAGCCGCTGTCCCTGCCCGGCCGCGGCCAGACCGTCGTGGTCGACGTCGGCCCCCGGCACGCACCCGCGGTCATCCTGCTGCACTCGGTCGCCTGCACCGGGCTGCTGACCTGGTATCCCGTGCTGAAGCGGCTGTCGGCCAACCACCGGGTGGTGGTGTTCGACCAGCGCTGGCACGGCCAGGGCATCCGCTCGCAAGACTTCACCCTCGACGACTGCGCGGACGACGTCGTGGCGGTCGCGGACGCGCTGGGGATCGGCGAGTTCATGGTCGCGGGCTACTCGATGGGCGGCATGGTCGGCCAGCTGACCGCCCACCGGTACCCGGACCGCGTCACCGGCCTGGTCCTGTGCTCGACGGCGAGCAACTTCCGCCGCGGCCTCCGGCAACGCGTCGCGCTCGACGTGTTCGGCCGCACCCTGCACCTGCTGCGCGACCAGGCCCGCATCGGCCTGGTCCCCGGCGAACCGCGCCGCGAACGCCTCGCCCGGCTGGAGGACCACCGGTGGGCGCTGGAGGAATTCCGCTCGACGAGCCCGTGGGCGATCGCGGTCGCGCTGGACGAGATCGGCCGCTTCGATTCGACCCCGTGGCTGCACACCCTCACCCTGCCCGCCGCGGTCGTGGTGACCTCGCGGGACGGGTTCATCGCACCGGCGCACCAACGAAGCCTGGCGCGGCGGATTCCCGGGGCGGCTGCGTATGAGATTCCAGCCGGGCATACCGCGTGCGTCTTCGCGGCGGACCAGTTCGTGGCGGCGTTGATGGCGGCGTGCACGTCGGTGCAGGCGGCGATCGGCGGGCTGGAGCGGGCGGCGGAGATCGCGGATTCGGCCTAG
- a CDS encoding acyl-CoA dehydrogenase family protein, with product MDFTPDDTQGEITSLAAQVLGKADEPADQWRALADAGLLALPLPADLGGDGLGVDHVAPVLTEVGRAAAAVPAYAVLALGLLPIEALGTPAQRAEFLPPAAAGETILTAALHEPSAPLTALPGTSGAAADGAWSVTGVKTHVPYAAEATRILTPIALPGGTGVALVDPQADGVEVLPAYNATGTPEYTVRFDGARVSEADFLRDRTAGHAVQTLHRYALAGALALGDGLLAGALALTAQHVGERTQFGRPLATFQAVAQQIADVYVASRTVHLAAVSAVWRLASGLDADTELDIAAYWLTEEAPSALAICHHLHGGVGVDRTYPLHRYSSAIKDLGRAVGGAAHRLGRLGERVAG from the coding sequence GTGGACTTCACCCCCGACGATACGCAGGGCGAGATCACCTCGCTCGCCGCGCAAGTGCTCGGGAAGGCCGACGAACCCGCGGACCAGTGGCGAGCGCTGGCCGACGCGGGCCTGCTCGCGCTGCCCTTGCCCGCCGACCTCGGGGGGGACGGGCTCGGCGTCGACCACGTCGCCCCGGTGCTCACCGAGGTCGGAAGGGCCGCGGCGGCGGTGCCCGCGTACGCCGTGCTGGCGCTCGGGCTCCTGCCGATCGAGGCCCTCGGCACCCCGGCGCAGCGCGCTGAGTTCCTGCCGCCCGCGGCGGCCGGGGAGACCATTCTCACTGCCGCCTTGCACGAGCCGTCCGCGCCGCTGACCGCCCTCCCCGGGACCAGCGGTGCGGCGGCGGACGGGGCCTGGTCGGTGACCGGCGTCAAGACGCACGTGCCGTATGCCGCGGAGGCCACGCGGATTCTCACGCCGATCGCATTGCCGGGCGGGACCGGCGTCGCGTTGGTGGACCCGCAGGCGGACGGGGTCGAAGTGCTGCCCGCGTACAACGCGACCGGGACGCCCGAATACACGGTGCGGTTCGACGGCGCGCGGGTCAGCGAAGCGGATTTCCTCCGTGACCGCACCGCCGGGCACGCGGTGCAGACGCTGCACCGGTACGCGTTGGCAGGAGCGCTCGCGCTCGGCGACGGACTGCTCGCCGGAGCCTTGGCGTTGACTGCCCAGCACGTCGGCGAGCGCACGCAATTCGGTCGTCCGCTGGCGACTTTCCAAGCCGTGGCACAGCAAATCGCCGACGTCTACGTCGCTTCCCGCACCGTGCATCTGGCCGCGGTGTCGGCGGTGTGGCGGCTGGCGTCCGGGCTGGACGCGGACACTGAGCTGGACATCGCGGCGTACTGGCTGACCGAGGAAGCGCCGTCCGCGCTGGCGATCTGTCATCACTTGCACGGCGGCGTCGGCGTCGACCGCACGTATCCGCTGCACCGGTACTCCTCGGCGATCAAGGACCTCGGCCGCGCCGTCGGGGGAGCGGCGCACCGGCTCGGCCGGCTGGGCGAACGAGTGGCGGGATGA
- a CDS encoding acyl-CoA dehydrogenase family protein, producing MHIELTAAQQELRAQLREYFAGLLTADERRALLRERHGQVYRDVVRRMGRDGKLGVGWPKEYGGGGFGEIEQHIFVDEAARADVQLPSVTLQTVGPTLQAFGTEEQKALFLPKILAGEVHFAIGYTEPEAGTDLAALRTRAVRDGDEYVINGQKIFTTGGHDADYIWLAVRTDPDAPKHKGISILIVDTRDPGYSWTPIITCDGAHHVNATFYEDVRVPANMLVGEENRGWRLITTQLNHERVMLGPAGRIGGLHDRVWAWAAARRTPDGTALLDLPDVRAVLAETFAVARVNELLNWQVAAAAAHGSVEIADASATKVFASERIQRIGRLLEELVGRHGDLADPDTADLAEWLDVLAKRNLVLTFGGGVSEIQRELIASAGLKLPRVPR from the coding sequence ATGCACATCGAACTGACAGCCGCGCAGCAAGAACTTCGGGCGCAGCTGCGCGAGTACTTCGCGGGCCTGCTGACTGCCGACGAGCGTCGGGCCTTGCTGCGCGAGCGGCACGGCCAGGTGTACCGCGACGTCGTGCGCCGGATGGGCCGCGACGGGAAGCTCGGCGTCGGCTGGCCCAAAGAGTACGGCGGCGGCGGTTTCGGCGAGATCGAGCAGCACATCTTCGTCGACGAAGCCGCTCGAGCGGACGTGCAGCTTCCGTCGGTCACGCTGCAGACGGTCGGGCCGACGTTGCAGGCCTTCGGCACCGAGGAACAGAAAGCGCTGTTCCTGCCGAAAATCCTGGCCGGGGAAGTGCATTTCGCCATCGGGTACACCGAACCGGAAGCCGGGACGGACCTCGCCGCGCTGCGCACGCGCGCGGTCCGCGACGGCGACGAGTACGTGATCAACGGCCAGAAAATCTTCACCACCGGCGGCCACGACGCGGACTACATCTGGCTCGCCGTGCGCACCGACCCGGACGCGCCGAAGCACAAGGGCATCTCGATCCTCATCGTGGACACCCGAGACCCCGGCTATTCGTGGACCCCGATCATCACCTGCGACGGTGCGCACCACGTCAACGCGACGTTCTACGAGGACGTCCGGGTGCCGGCGAACATGCTGGTGGGCGAGGAAAACCGCGGCTGGCGGCTGATCACCACCCAGCTCAACCACGAGCGCGTGATGCTCGGCCCGGCCGGGCGCATCGGCGGCCTGCACGACCGCGTGTGGGCGTGGGCGGCGGCGCGCCGGACCCCGGACGGCACGGCGCTGCTCGACCTTCCGGACGTCCGCGCGGTGCTCGCCGAAACGTTCGCGGTCGCGCGGGTCAACGAACTGCTGAACTGGCAGGTCGCGGCGGCCGCGGCGCACGGGTCGGTCGAGATCGCCGACGCCTCGGCGACGAAGGTGTTCGCCTCCGAGCGGATCCAGCGGATCGGGAGGCTGCTGGAGGAGCTGGTCGGGCGGCACGGCGACCTCGCCGACCCGGACACCGCGGACCTCGCCGAATGGCTCGACGTGCTGGCGAAACGGAACCTGGTGCTGACGTTCGGCGGGGGCGTCAGCGAGATCCAGCGCGAACTGATCGCCTCCGCCGGACTGAAACTGCCGAGGGTGCCGCGATGA
- a CDS encoding bifunctional MaoC family dehydratase N-terminal/OB-fold nucleic acid binding domain-containing protein, with product MTIEEAAAKIAAQGESAPRYARDPVNQAMVNNWVEAIGDANPVYTDAEFAEASVHKGLVAPPAMAQVWTMPGLHGVRGDDDPLGLILKVLDDAGYTSIVATNSEQTYHRYLRPGEHVSTTNVLEDVTGPKRTGLGEGWFVTTRTNWYVDGELVADMVFRVLKFRPREPEPPPSPVLRPVISHDTKFFWDGLREGELRIQRWGDVLRHPPGPMPPDGSLDTVPDYVVASGRGTVYSFVVHHHPAVPGKRLPFVVALVELEEGVRLMAELLDAEPDEVHIGLPVTAAFVRVDDELTLPAWKVAR from the coding sequence ATGACGATCGAGGAAGCCGCCGCGAAAATCGCCGCACAGGGCGAAAGCGCGCCGAGGTACGCGCGCGATCCGGTGAATCAGGCGATGGTGAACAACTGGGTCGAGGCGATCGGCGACGCCAATCCGGTGTACACCGACGCGGAGTTCGCCGAGGCAAGTGTCCACAAGGGACTGGTCGCGCCGCCGGCGATGGCGCAGGTGTGGACGATGCCGGGGCTGCACGGCGTGCGCGGGGACGACGACCCGCTCGGCTTGATCTTGAAGGTGCTGGACGACGCCGGGTACACGTCCATTGTGGCCACCAACTCCGAGCAGACTTATCACCGCTACCTGCGGCCCGGAGAGCACGTTTCGACCACGAACGTGCTGGAGGACGTCACCGGCCCGAAGCGCACCGGGCTCGGCGAGGGCTGGTTCGTGACCACGCGGACGAACTGGTACGTCGACGGGGAACTAGTGGCGGACATGGTGTTCCGCGTGCTGAAGTTCCGCCCGCGCGAACCGGAACCGCCGCCGTCGCCGGTGCTGCGGCCGGTGATCAGCCACGACACCAAGTTCTTCTGGGACGGTCTGCGCGAGGGCGAGCTGCGCATCCAGCGCTGGGGTGACGTGCTGCGGCATCCGCCCGGTCCGATGCCGCCGGACGGCTCGCTCGACACGGTGCCGGACTACGTGGTCGCAAGTGGACGCGGAACCGTCTACAGCTTCGTCGTGCACCACCACCCCGCGGTGCCGGGCAAGCGGCTGCCGTTCGTGGTCGCGCTGGTGGAGCTGGAGGAAGGCGTGCGCTTGATGGCCGAGCTGCTGGACGCCGAGCCGGACGAGGTCCACATCGGACTCCCGGTGACCGCCGCGTTCGTGCGCGTCGACGACGAATTGACCCTGCCCGCGTGGAAGGTGGCGCGATGA
- a CDS encoding MaoC family dehydratase has product MTAAVGTELPPMVIEATPTFVISTALATRDFQDVHHDRDAAVARGSKDIFLNILTDTGLVQRYVSDWAGPQALIRSIKIRLGVPCYAGDTLTFTGKVTARDGNDLELEVSAMDSLGAHVTGTVSLTLPEEDA; this is encoded by the coding sequence ATGACTGCCGCAGTCGGGACCGAACTGCCGCCGATGGTGATAGAGGCGACGCCGACGTTCGTCATCAGCACCGCGCTGGCGACGCGGGATTTCCAGGACGTGCACCACGACCGGGACGCCGCGGTCGCGCGCGGATCGAAGGACATCTTCCTCAACATCCTCACCGACACCGGGCTCGTGCAGCGGTACGTGAGCGACTGGGCCGGTCCGCAGGCGCTCATCCGCTCGATCAAAATCCGGCTCGGCGTGCCGTGCTACGCCGGGGACACGCTCACCTTCACCGGCAAGGTCACCGCCCGCGACGGCAACGACCTCGAACTCGAAGTGTCCGCTATGGACAGTCTGGGCGCGCACGTGACCGGCACGGTTTCGCTGACGCTGCCGGAGGAGGACGCATGA
- a CDS encoding lipid-transfer protein translates to MTFTGTTAIAGIGATEFSKDSGRSELRLAAECVSHALADAGLKPSDVDGMVSFTMDGNAEIALARELGIPELTFFSRVHYGGGAAAATVQQAAMAVASGIADVVVAYRAFNERSGMRFGRVSVAAAQQVNTSGVDNAFHYPMGIATPAATVAMVAQRYLHEYGATSEDFGKIAVVDRAHAATNPNAWFHGRPITLEEHQASRWVAEPLHLLDCCQESDGGVALVITSLERARDLRQAPVVVSAAAQGSGPDQYVMTSYYRDDLAALPEMGVVGRQLWAQSGIGPSDVDVAVLYDHFTPYVLMQLEELGFCGRGEAKDFIAGDTLTLDGKLPLNPHGGQLGEAYIHGMNGIAEAVRQLRGTAANQVSNAGTAVVTAGTGVPTSGLVLTQAR, encoded by the coding sequence ATGACGTTCACCGGGACCACCGCGATCGCCGGGATCGGCGCGACGGAGTTCTCCAAGGACTCCGGACGCAGCGAGCTGCGGCTGGCGGCCGAGTGCGTCAGCCACGCGCTGGCCGACGCCGGACTGAAACCGTCCGATGTGGACGGAATGGTGTCGTTCACCATGGACGGCAACGCGGAAATCGCGCTCGCCCGCGAACTGGGCATCCCGGAGCTGACGTTCTTCAGCCGCGTGCATTACGGCGGTGGCGCGGCCGCGGCGACCGTGCAGCAGGCGGCCATGGCGGTCGCCAGCGGGATCGCCGACGTCGTGGTGGCCTACCGCGCGTTCAACGAGCGCTCTGGAATGCGGTTTGGCCGCGTGTCGGTGGCCGCGGCCCAGCAGGTGAATACGTCCGGCGTGGACAACGCGTTCCACTACCCGATGGGCATCGCGACCCCGGCCGCGACGGTGGCCATGGTCGCGCAGCGATATCTGCACGAATACGGGGCCACCAGCGAGGATTTCGGCAAGATCGCGGTCGTCGACCGGGCGCACGCGGCGACGAACCCGAACGCCTGGTTCCACGGCCGGCCGATCACGCTGGAGGAACACCAGGCCTCGCGCTGGGTCGCGGAACCGTTGCACCTGCTGGACTGCTGCCAGGAAAGCGACGGCGGCGTCGCGCTCGTGATCACCAGCCTCGAACGCGCCCGCGACCTCCGGCAGGCCCCGGTGGTGGTCTCCGCGGCGGCGCAGGGGAGCGGACCGGACCAGTACGTGATGACCAGCTACTACCGAGACGATCTCGCCGCGTTGCCGGAAATGGGCGTGGTCGGACGGCAGTTGTGGGCGCAGTCCGGAATCGGACCGTCCGATGTGGACGTCGCGGTGCTGTACGACCACTTCACCCCGTACGTCCTGATGCAGCTGGAGGAATTGGGTTTCTGCGGTCGCGGCGAGGCGAAGGACTTCATCGCGGGCGACACGCTCACGCTCGACGGGAAGCTGCCGCTCAACCCGCACGGCGGCCAGCTCGGCGAGGCGTACATCCACGGCATGAACGGCATCGCGGAGGCGGTCCGGCAACTGCGCGGAACGGCGGCGAATCAGGTCTCGAACGCCGGGACCGCGGTGGTCACGGCGGGAACCGGCGTCCCGACGAGCGGGCTGGTGTTGACTCAGGCTCGCTGA
- a CDS encoding dihydrofolate reductase family protein: MRPLRYSINVTLDGCVDHLAGIAPDEELHQHSTEIIARADALLFGRVIYQMMEEAWRPSAEPVDRPAWMESFGRTIDAAKKYVVSSRLESVDWNAELVRGDLREAVLRLKEQPGKGLYTGGVQLPLALASMGLIDEYEFVVHPRIVGHGPTLFAGLPQHLDLKFVDRREFSSGAVAMRYVPKDPQRA, translated from the coding sequence ATGCGCCCGCTTCGGTACTCCATCAACGTGACGCTGGACGGCTGCGTCGACCACCTCGCCGGCATCGCCCCGGACGAGGAGCTGCACCAGCACTCGACCGAGATCATCGCGCGCGCCGACGCTCTTCTTTTCGGCCGGGTGATCTACCAGATGATGGAAGAGGCGTGGCGGCCGTCCGCGGAACCCGTCGACCGGCCGGCCTGGATGGAGTCGTTCGGCCGGACCATCGACGCGGCGAAGAAGTACGTCGTGTCCAGCCGGCTCGAGAGCGTCGACTGGAACGCCGAACTCGTGCGCGGCGATCTGCGGGAAGCGGTGCTGCGGCTCAAAGAGCAGCCCGGCAAGGGCCTGTACACCGGCGGCGTGCAGCTGCCGCTCGCGCTGGCGTCGATGGGACTGATCGACGAGTACGAGTTCGTGGTGCACCCGCGGATCGTGGGACACGGGCCGACGTTGTTCGCCGGCCTGCCGCAGCACCTCGACCTGAAGTTCGTGGACCGGCGCGAGTTCTCCTCCGGAGCGGTCGCGATGCGGTATGTGCCGAAGGATCCTCAGCGAGCCTGA
- a CDS encoding DUF5134 domain-containing protein: protein MFTALFALLALPCVLRLVRLDYVRLGHRVRNGDLAELLLVVAMVAMLSPVGGPIPAAGWQAVLVLTAGWFAWSAWRGRAEGHGCAHHALSAAAMLYMVTAMPHDGMGHGPWLTMSTMDTRLAWPVVAIAAAAYFAADAVRSGVVAMRSRGTTVPGHASRTLCRAVMGAGMGVMLLAGI, encoded by the coding sequence ATGTTCACCGCGCTGTTCGCGTTGCTGGCGCTGCCGTGCGTGCTGCGGCTGGTGCGGCTCGACTACGTCCGCCTCGGCCACCGGGTGCGCAACGGCGACCTCGCCGAGCTCCTGCTGGTCGTGGCGATGGTCGCGATGCTGTCCCCGGTCGGCGGCCCGATCCCGGCCGCGGGCTGGCAGGCGGTGCTGGTGCTGACCGCGGGCTGGTTCGCCTGGTCCGCGTGGCGAGGCCGGGCCGAGGGACACGGCTGCGCGCACCACGCGCTGTCGGCCGCGGCGATGCTGTACATGGTCACCGCGATGCCGCACGACGGCATGGGGCACGGTCCGTGGCTCACCATGTCCACAATGGACACCCGGCTGGCGTGGCCGGTGGTCGCGATAGCCGCGGCGGCCTACTTCGCGGCGGACGCGGTCCGCTCGGGCGTGGTGGCGATGCGGTCGCGCGGCACGACGGTGCCGGGACACGCGTCGCGCACGCTGTGCCGCGCGGTGATGGGCGCGGGCATGGGAGTCATGCTGCTCGCGGGGATCTGA
- a CDS encoding riboflavin kinase, with product MADERDGTFFVVRGPVEPGDKRGRELGFPTANIALRDQRGELGDGVWAGWAERADGTRVAAAVSVGRRPTYYGADGYRLVEAFLLDFEGDLYGERLTVWLGKHLRNQRGFDSSQDLIDALGHDVAAAREWVAAHPADTLPKLDELPPDGEVHRIG from the coding sequence ATGGCGGACGAGCGAGACGGCACCTTCTTCGTGGTGCGCGGGCCAGTCGAGCCGGGCGACAAGCGCGGCCGCGAGCTGGGCTTCCCCACCGCGAACATCGCGCTGCGCGACCAGCGCGGCGAACTCGGGGACGGGGTGTGGGCCGGCTGGGCGGAGCGCGCGGACGGCACGCGCGTGGCCGCCGCGGTGTCCGTGGGCCGCCGCCCGACCTACTACGGCGCCGACGGCTACCGGCTGGTCGAGGCCTTCCTGCTCGACTTCGAGGGCGACCTGTACGGCGAGCGCCTCACCGTCTGGCTCGGCAAGCACCTGCGGAACCAGCGGGGTTTCGATTCCTCGCAGGACCTGATCGACGCGCTGGGCCACGACGTCGCCGCGGCTCGCGAGTGGGTGGCCGCGCATCCGGCGGACACGCTGCCGAAGCTGGACGAACTCCCGCCGGACGGCGAAGTCCACCGGATCGGCTGA
- a CDS encoding MaoC/PaaZ C-terminal domain-containing protein, translating into MPIDPAVAIGADLGEVRFAWTPSDVLLYHLAVGAGADPVAERELRYTYERDLRVLPTFATVAANLRTFEPPALNFPGVDIDLAKVLHGKQEIALHRPIPAEGKAVARTRIADVFDKGKAAVLVQETEVADESGAPLWTARSSIFARGEGGFGGERGPSDKIEWPDREPDAVLDVPTLPQQALLYRLCGDRNPLHADPAFAKAAGFDRPILHGLCTYGVVAKAVVDAFLDGDPERVSAFGTKFAGVVFPGENLRVRVWRENGRLLVTTTASERGDAPVLADTVLTPR; encoded by the coding sequence GTGCCCATCGACCCCGCGGTCGCGATCGGAGCCGATCTCGGCGAGGTCCGTTTCGCCTGGACGCCGTCCGACGTGCTGCTGTACCACCTGGCGGTCGGCGCGGGCGCGGATCCGGTGGCCGAGCGCGAACTGCGCTACACCTACGAACGCGACCTGCGCGTGCTGCCGACCTTCGCCACCGTCGCGGCGAACCTCCGCACGTTCGAGCCGCCCGCGCTGAACTTTCCCGGCGTCGACATCGACCTGGCGAAAGTGCTGCACGGCAAGCAGGAGATCGCCCTGCACCGGCCGATCCCGGCCGAGGGCAAGGCGGTCGCGCGCACCCGGATCGCCGACGTCTTCGACAAGGGCAAGGCCGCGGTGCTGGTGCAGGAGACCGAGGTCGCCGACGAGTCCGGCGCTCCACTGTGGACAGCCCGGTCCAGCATCTTCGCCCGCGGCGAGGGCGGCTTCGGCGGCGAACGCGGGCCGTCGGACAAGATCGAATGGCCGGACCGCGAACCGGACGCGGTGCTCGACGTGCCGACGCTGCCCCAGCAGGCGCTTCTGTACCGGCTGTGCGGCGACCGCAACCCGTTGCACGCCGACCCGGCGTTCGCCAAGGCCGCCGGGTTCGACCGGCCGATCCTGCACGGGCTGTGCACGTACGGCGTCGTCGCGAAGGCCGTGGTCGACGCGTTCCTCGACGGCGATCCCGAGCGCGTCTCGGCATTCGGGACGAAGTTCGCCGGCGTCGTGTTCCCCGGCGAAAACCTGCGCGTGCGCGTGTGGCGCGAAAACGGACGTCTGCTGGTCACGACCACCGCGTCGGAACGCGGCGACGCGCCTGTGCTGGCCGACACAGTGCTGACGCCCCGCTGA
- a CDS encoding ferredoxin--NADP reductase, with the protein MTEIVTLTVAEVIEETADARSIVFTVPDEHRERFAYSPGQFLTLRIPSDQTGSVARCYSLSSAPHEGRVQVTVKRTTDGYGSNWVCDELKAGTTIDVLRPSGVFCPSSLDADFLLFAAGSGITPVMSILKSALEKGDGQVVLVYANRDEQSVIFAAELRELAERFGDRLTVVHWLETLQGLPTVAALRALAKPYVGHEAFLCGPAPFMAAAQDALRELGAPRERVHVEKFHSLTGNPFADEPEPEDETGGETTALTVDLDGETRQLTWPRQRKLLDHLLAEGLDAPYSCREGQCSACACRIVSGEVKMLNNEVLDAEDIADGIVLACQSVPLTDEVSVSYE; encoded by the coding sequence ATGACTGAAATCGTCACGCTCACCGTCGCCGAGGTGATCGAGGAAACCGCGGACGCCCGGTCCATCGTGTTCACCGTCCCGGACGAGCATCGGGAACGGTTCGCCTACTCCCCCGGGCAATTCCTCACGCTGCGGATTCCCAGCGACCAAACGGGTTCCGTCGCGCGGTGCTATTCGCTTTCGAGCGCGCCGCACGAGGGGCGGGTGCAGGTCACGGTCAAGCGGACTACCGACGGGTACGGCTCGAACTGGGTCTGCGACGAACTGAAGGCGGGCACGACGATCGACGTGCTGCGGCCCTCCGGCGTGTTCTGTCCGTCCTCTTTGGACGCGGATTTCCTCCTTTTCGCCGCGGGCAGCGGGATCACGCCGGTGATGTCGATTCTCAAGTCCGCACTGGAAAAGGGCGACGGCCAAGTGGTGCTCGTCTACGCGAACCGCGACGAGCAGTCCGTCATTTTCGCCGCCGAACTGCGCGAACTGGCCGAGCGGTTCGGCGACCGGCTCACCGTGGTGCACTGGCTGGAAACCTTGCAGGGCTTGCCGACCGTCGCCGCGCTGCGGGCGCTCGCCAAGCCGTACGTGGGGCACGAGGCGTTCCTCTGCGGCCCAGCGCCGTTCATGGCCGCCGCGCAGGACGCGTTGCGCGAACTCGGCGCGCCGCGGGAACGCGTGCACGTGGAGAAGTTCCACTCGCTCACCGGAAATCCGTTCGCGGACGAGCCGGAACCGGAGGACGAGACCGGCGGCGAGACCACCGCGCTCACCGTCGACCTCGACGGCGAGACCCGGCAGCTCACCTGGCCGCGGCAGCGCAAGCTGCTCGACCACCTGCTCGCCGAGGGTCTCGACGCGCCGTATTCCTGCCGCGAGGGCCAGTGCAGCGCGTGCGCGTGCCGGATCGTCTCCGGCGAGGTGAAAATGCTGAACAACGAGGTGCTGGACGCCGAGGACATCGCCGACGGGATCGTGCTGGCCTGCCAGTCGGTACCGTTGACCGACGAGGTGTCCGTCAGTTACGAGTGA